From the Paenibacillus sp. MMS20-IR301 genome, the window GAGGTCAGGAAGAATGTCCGGACCAGCAGGATATTAAAGCCGTTCATCAGCAGGCCGGGCAGGAGCAGGCCGAAAAGTGTATTTTTGATATCAAAGAGTTGTGTATATACCAAATAGGTCGGTACCAGACCGCCGTTAAAGAGCATAGTAAAAAAGACAATAAAGGTCCAGAATCTGTTCAGCGGCATATCCCGGCGGGACAACGGATAAGCCAGCATTGAGGTAATGGCGAGACTCACTGCAGTTCCTACCGTTGTTATAAGAATTGTAATTCCGTAAGCCCGCCCCAGCTCTAACTGATGCTGCCAGAGATACTCATAGGCCTTCAGGCTGAACGCCTCCGGGAAGAACGTATAGCCCTGCCGGACGATACTTTCTTCACTGCTGAACGATGCAATAATCAGCAGGGCAAAGGGAATCAGGCACGCAGCGGAAAAAATTCCCAATACAAGATTAGAAATCCATTTCATGGCTTTACTCTCATTAATCACGTTCCGCTCACCCCGTTTCTGTTAGAATAAAGCATTATCTTTGCTGAATCTGCGTACAAGCAGATTCGCCCCGAGTACCAGGATGAAGCCGACGATGGACTGATAGACACCCGCAGCCGATGCCATACCCATATCCCCGGATACCATCAGCCCCTTGTAGACATAAGTATCAATTACGCTCGTTGTATCTGAAATAAATCCGGCATTCATCGGCACCTGATAGAACAGCCCGAAATCAGAATAGAATATCCGCCCGATGCCAAGCAGGGTCAGCATGACAATAACCGGCGTAATCAGAGGAATGGTAATTGAGCGGATCTGCGCCCACTTGGAGGCTCCGTCCAGCGTTGCAGCTTCATAGTATTCCGTATCGATACTTATAATAGAAGCAAGAAAGATAATGCAGCTGAAGCCGATGGATTTCCACAGATGAATAATCGTTAAGATGAACGGCCAGTACTTCGGTTCGGTATACCAAGAAATCGGATCTATTCCCAGAAGCGGCAGGACTGTTTTATTCATGAACCCTGTCTCCAGGCTCAGTCCGGCATAGGCCAAGTAACCGACCACTACGAATGAAATCAGATGCGGCAGGACAATAACACTCTGATAGAACCGGGACAGCACCTTTTTCTTAATCTCATTGAGCAGAATGGCAAAGGCAATGGCACATATCGTTCCCAGTACGATGAACACCGCATTGTAAAGAATCGTATTTCTCGTAATGATATAAGCGTCGCTCGTCTGGAACAAATATTTGAAATTCTGAAATCCGATCCACTCGCTGCCGAAGATGCCCTTAGTGAAATTAATGTTTTTGAAAGCAATGAATATCCCCAGCATCGGCAGATAATTGTTGATCAGCAGATAGGCGATTCCCGGAATCATCAGCAGATACAAGGGGGCATATTTAAGCTTCTTCCCGCTTCGCTTTAAGCTCAGCTGCTTCATTCGACCACACTTCCTTTCCCTTGGCAATAAAATAGCATTTTAATAATACGATCCAACCAGCACCCTGCCGATTGGATCGTAAGCTTGCCTATTTGGATGTATTGCCGGCAATCCATTCATCCAGCTGTTTCTGCTTCTCGGTGATGATGGTATTGATTCCGGCATCATCGAGCTTCTTCAGGAATTCAGGAAGAGCTTTATCCAGTTCAAGCACCCCGCTCTCAACCGCCCGGCGGTATTGGTCAAGTACCGCATTGCAGGCAGCAATTTCGGCCTTCACAGA encodes:
- a CDS encoding carbohydrate ABC transporter permease, whose product is MINESKAMKWISNLVLGIFSAACLIPFALLIIASFSSEESIVRQGYTFFPEAFSLKAYEYLWQHQLELGRAYGITILITTVGTAVSLAITSMLAYPLSRRDMPLNRFWTFIVFFTMLFNGGLVPTYLVYTQLFDIKNTLFGLLLPGLLMNGFNILLVRTFFLTSIPPALIDAASIDGAGEIKIFYRIILPLSMPIMATIGLFQAIAYWNDWFNGLIYITDTRMFGIQTILTKMVMDIQFLTSNSNAAGVNAGAAIAELPSTSVRMAIAAIGVLPILVAYPFFQKYFVKGITIGAVK
- a CDS encoding ABC transporter permease subunit → MKQLSLKRSGKKLKYAPLYLLMIPGIAYLLINNYLPMLGIFIAFKNINFTKGIFGSEWIGFQNFKYLFQTSDAYIITRNTILYNAVFIVLGTICAIAFAILLNEIKKKVLSRFYQSVIVLPHLISFVVVGYLAYAGLSLETGFMNKTVLPLLGIDPISWYTEPKYWPFILTIIHLWKSIGFSCIIFLASIISIDTEYYEAATLDGASKWAQIRSITIPLITPVIVMLTLLGIGRIFYSDFGLFYQVPMNAGFISDTTSVIDTYVYKGLMVSGDMGMASAAGVYQSIVGFILVLGANLLVRRFSKDNALF